One part of the Sporosarcina ureae genome encodes these proteins:
- a CDS encoding TPM domain-containing protein has product MINRFCMFLVAILVALTSTTTAHAITDVVVDDANILSPEQESEIEQYGIRLQAATKAELAVRTVYSLEGEPVEDYALRTFRELKLGDSKLENGALLVVSTEKDEAQGIDREFYLLTGYGLEGALPDGKVGRFIDELAMPYLRNEQPDLAIMEAYKAFYNEIAAEYGLNGDDLPVTYLEGGSDDGDVGMPNFFIIVIVLYILFRLFFGGGGRGGRGGGGPRGRSSGGPIFFPGSGGGFGGGSSGGGGFGGFGGGGSSGGGGAGRSW; this is encoded by the coding sequence GTGATCAACCGTTTCTGCATGTTCCTCGTAGCCATACTAGTTGCCCTTACTAGTACTACGACAGCCCATGCGATTACGGATGTGGTGGTAGATGATGCAAATATTTTATCACCTGAACAAGAATCAGAAATAGAGCAATACGGTATAAGATTACAAGCAGCGACAAAAGCTGAACTTGCGGTACGTACAGTTTATTCACTTGAAGGCGAGCCTGTAGAGGATTATGCATTACGGACATTTCGTGAATTGAAATTAGGTGATAGTAAGCTAGAAAATGGTGCGTTGCTAGTCGTTTCTACTGAGAAAGACGAAGCGCAAGGAATAGACCGTGAATTTTATTTGCTCACTGGCTACGGTCTAGAAGGAGCACTGCCTGACGGTAAAGTAGGACGTTTCATTGATGAACTGGCCATGCCATATTTACGAAATGAACAACCAGACCTCGCGATTATGGAAGCGTATAAAGCATTCTACAATGAAATCGCAGCAGAATATGGTTTGAATGGCGACGACTTACCCGTCACGTATCTTGAAGGTGGAAGTGACGACGGAGATGTAGGAATGCCGAACTTCTTCATCATTGTCATCGTCCTCTACATTCTCTTCCGACTCTTCTTCGGAGGCGGAGGAAGAGGTGGCAGAGGAGGCGGCGGTCCACGCGGTCGATCTAGCGGCGGCCCAATATTCTTCCCGGGTTCCGGTGGCGGCTTCGGAGGTGGAAGCAGCGGCGGTGGAGGCTTTGGTGGCTTCGGCGGCGGTGGTTCCAGTGGCGGAGGCGGCGCCGGCAGAAGCTGGTAA
- a CDS encoding LemA family protein, translated as MKKLAGPLIAIIVLVVIAAIMIVPSYNKLVNLEEDVDQSYAQIETQLQRRVDLIPNLVNTVKGYASHEKEVLENIANARSKMAGAQGPEEQAAADSELSSALSRLLVVVENYPDLKANQNFQQLMDELAGTENRIAVARKDYNDVVSVFNRTVKRFPGKIVASIFGFDEKEYFKAVEGAQQPPSVDFGDDKK; from the coding sequence ATGAAGAAATTAGCTGGTCCGCTTATAGCCATTATAGTACTAGTTGTCATAGCTGCGATTATGATCGTACCTTCGTATAATAAGTTAGTGAACTTAGAAGAAGACGTAGATCAATCATATGCACAAATCGAAACGCAACTACAACGAAGAGTAGATTTAATCCCGAATTTGGTCAATACGGTAAAAGGATATGCCTCACATGAAAAAGAGGTGCTCGAAAACATTGCCAACGCACGTAGTAAAATGGCCGGAGCACAAGGTCCTGAAGAACAAGCAGCAGCAGATTCAGAACTATCGAGTGCATTGAGTCGTTTACTAGTCGTAGTAGAGAACTATCCAGATTTAAAAGCGAATCAAAACTTCCAGCAGTTAATGGATGAATTAGCCGGTACGGAAAACAGAATCGCCGTTGCACGTAAAGATTATAACGACGTCGTTTCAGTCTTCAATAGAACAGTAAAACGTTTCCCAGGCAAGATTGTCGCTTCAATCTTCGGATTCGATGAAAAAGAATACTTCAAAGCGGTCGAAGGGGCGCAACAACCGCCATCAGTCGATTTTGGGGATGACAAGAAGTGA
- a CDS encoding metal ABC transporter ATP-binding protein, translating into MIEPITVKHISVSYDGNEVVKDVSFSFGAGSLIGVLGPNGAGKSTLLKAMLGLIHKDHGDVKIGSQTVNSMRKQIAYVPQRSNIDWNFPIIVKDTVLLGTYPRTGILRRPRKADKEFAMECLKQVGMESFANRQIGELSGGQQQRVFLARALAQKADYFFLDEPFVGIDVSSEEIIIGILRKLQAAGKVIFVVHHDLSKVKSYFDELILINKELIDAGPTSKVFQSGNMTKAYNREFMIDGLEVTM; encoded by the coding sequence ATGATCGAACCGATAACAGTTAAACATATTAGTGTTTCATATGACGGCAATGAAGTCGTAAAGGATGTATCTTTTTCATTTGGAGCTGGCAGTTTGATTGGTGTGCTTGGACCAAACGGCGCGGGTAAATCCACGTTACTGAAAGCGATGCTCGGCTTGATCCACAAAGATCATGGAGACGTGAAAATCGGTAGCCAGACTGTGAATTCCATGCGTAAACAAATTGCTTATGTTCCACAGCGTTCCAATATCGACTGGAACTTTCCGATCATCGTAAAAGACACGGTCTTACTGGGTACCTACCCAAGAACCGGTATACTTAGACGTCCTCGTAAAGCGGATAAAGAATTCGCTATGGAATGTTTGAAGCAAGTCGGCATGGAAAGCTTCGCAAACCGTCAGATTGGTGAACTTTCAGGCGGACAGCAACAGCGTGTGTTCCTTGCACGTGCGCTCGCTCAAAAAGCAGATTATTTCTTCCTCGATGAACCATTCGTCGGAATTGACGTATCCAGTGAAGAAATCATTATCGGGATCTTACGCAAATTGCAAGCAGCCGGTAAAGTGATTTTCGTTGTTCACCATGATTTATCAAAAGTAAAAAGTTATTTTGACGAGTTGATTCTTATCAATAAAGAGTTAATTGATGCAGGCCCTACTAGTAAAGTCTTCCAGTCGGGCAATATGACGAAAGCATACAATCGTGAATTTATGATCGACGGCTTGGAGGTTACTATGTAA
- a CDS encoding metal ABC transporter permease yields the protein MEFIQDLMTYSFLQKALITSVMVGVICGVIGSFIVLRGMALMGDAISHAVLPGIAISYMLGINYFYGAVLTGVLTAFGIGAISQNSRIKNDSSIGIVFSAFFALGIILITRAKSATDLTQILFGNVLSVRTSDMWLTLIIGSVVILVVVLFFKELLVSSFDETMAAAYGLKTQLIHYTIMFLLTLVTVASLQTVGVILVVSLLITPASTAYLLTNRLSIMVVLAAFFGAVSSIIGLYFSFLYNMPSGPVIALAATAIFILAFLFSPKQGIIVSKIRSRAKRKAITNATN from the coding sequence ATGGAGTTTATTCAAGATTTAATGACCTATAGCTTCTTGCAAAAAGCGTTGATCACTTCCGTTATGGTCGGCGTCATCTGCGGCGTCATCGGTAGTTTTATCGTTCTTCGCGGGATGGCACTAATGGGGGATGCGATTTCCCACGCGGTTCTACCGGGAATTGCCATTTCCTATATGCTCGGTATCAACTATTTCTACGGTGCTGTGTTGACGGGCGTTCTGACCGCATTCGGTATTGGAGCCATTTCTCAAAATAGTCGAATTAAAAATGACTCGTCGATCGGAATTGTCTTCTCCGCATTTTTCGCACTCGGGATTATCTTAATTACTCGGGCAAAAAGTGCGACCGATCTAACGCAAATTTTATTCGGTAACGTCTTGTCTGTCCGCACATCGGATATGTGGCTGACATTGATTATCGGATCTGTCGTTATTCTAGTCGTTGTGTTGTTCTTTAAAGAACTACTCGTTTCCAGTTTTGATGAAACGATGGCTGCAGCATACGGTTTAAAAACGCAGCTTATCCATTATACAATTATGTTTTTACTGACATTGGTTACAGTCGCTTCTTTACAGACAGTTGGCGTGATTTTGGTCGTTTCATTGTTGATAACGCCCGCTTCCACAGCGTATCTGTTAACGAATCGCCTATCGATCATGGTCGTACTCGCAGCATTCTTCGGTGCAGTATCTTCTATTATTGGTCTGTACTTCAGTTTCTTATACAATATGCCGTCAGGACCAGTTATCGCGTTGGCAGCAACAGCTATATTCATCCTGGCATTCCTATTCTCCCCTAAACAAGGGATTATCGTCAGCAAGATCCGTTCAAGAGCGAAACGCAAAGCGATTACAAATGCTACAAATTAA
- a CDS encoding metal ABC transporter solute-binding protein, Zn/Mn family, whose product MKNLAKWLTLSLLAVFMLAACGNDDKGKQGAEDGDKAAETGDKLKVVTSFTIIADMAREIGGDYVEVYNLVPTGTDPHEYEPLPNDIKAATDADVLFYNGLNLEGGEKGWFFKMMDSVGQKDENIYSLTENVEPKYLGGDDGREEEINPHAFIDPAVGVKMAEAMRDALIEKHPTHSEQIHEQGDKYVLRLQELDDEFAERISTVPEENRVLITSERAFQYLNDHYGLKEAFIWEIDTEENGSPKQIKELVQYIKDHKVPVLFVESNVDTRPMETVSEETGVPIAEKPIYSDEIGNPGDEVDTYVKYLTYNMDLIHDELSKER is encoded by the coding sequence ATGAAGAACTTAGCAAAGTGGCTGACATTGTCATTGCTCGCTGTATTTATGTTAGCAGCGTGCGGCAATGACGATAAAGGCAAGCAAGGCGCAGAAGACGGCGACAAAGCAGCGGAAACGGGTGACAAGTTGAAAGTCGTTACATCGTTTACTATCATTGCAGATATGGCACGTGAAATTGGCGGAGACTATGTGGAGGTTTATAACCTAGTACCCACTGGAACGGATCCCCACGAATATGAACCATTGCCAAATGATATTAAAGCCGCAACAGATGCGGACGTCTTATTCTACAACGGCTTAAACCTTGAAGGCGGAGAAAAAGGTTGGTTCTTCAAGATGATGGATTCCGTTGGACAGAAAGACGAAAACATCTACAGCTTGACTGAAAATGTTGAGCCTAAGTATCTTGGTGGCGATGATGGGCGTGAAGAAGAAATCAACCCACACGCGTTCATCGATCCTGCTGTTGGAGTGAAAATGGCAGAAGCTATGCGTGATGCTTTGATTGAAAAACACCCAACACATAGCGAACAAATCCATGAGCAAGGCGACAAGTATGTTCTACGCCTACAAGAGCTTGACGACGAATTCGCAGAGCGCATTTCTACAGTTCCTGAAGAAAATCGCGTGCTTATAACAAGTGAACGTGCATTCCAATACTTGAACGACCACTACGGTTTGAAAGAAGCATTCATTTGGGAAATCGATACGGAAGAGAACGGTTCTCCTAAACAAATCAAAGAACTTGTTCAGTATATTAAAGATCACAAAGTTCCTGTGTTATTCGTAGAATCCAACGTGGATACTCGTCCAATGGAAACTGTTTCCGAAGAGACCGGCGTACCTATTGCTGAAAAGCCGATCTACTCTGACGAAATTGGTAACCCTGGTGACGAAGTCGATACGTATGTAAAATATTTAACGTATAATATGGATCTAATTCATGACGAGTTGAGCAAAGAACGATAA
- a CDS encoding ArsR/SmtB family transcription factor, with product MNPEQMERYLKTIGDQSRLQLLKALENRPLCICDVQPLLDISQPAVSQHMRRLKTDEIVCDERRGRWVYWSLNTSHPHYSLLLKLLKLLPVPSIDRQEESRCK from the coding sequence ATGAATCCCGAACAAATGGAAAGGTATTTAAAAACTATCGGGGACCAATCCCGTTTACAGTTATTGAAAGCATTAGAAAACAGACCTTTATGTATTTGTGATGTACAGCCTTTACTCGATATTTCGCAGCCCGCTGTCAGTCAGCATATGCGCAGACTAAAAACTGACGAAATCGTATGCGATGAACGGCGCGGACGTTGGGTATACTGGTCACTCAATACGAGCCATCCCCACTATTCTTTACTGCTCAAATTATTGAAGTTATTACCGGTTCCTTCTATTGATCGACAGGAGGAGAGTCGATGCAAATAA